In Mytilus edulis chromosome 4, xbMytEdul2.2, whole genome shotgun sequence, the following proteins share a genomic window:
- the LOC139521634 gene encoding uncharacterized protein, whose translation MTDKDINRLSSFHNTCLRKIMKIFWPNKISNKDLHEMTNTKDMETLLIQKRWRWLGHVIRKPSDDMTKVALRWTPEGKRKRVRPKTTWRRTVENELKERGYTWGTVERTANNKEEWRKLVLALCAIRHRKD comes from the coding sequence ATGACTGACAAAGACATCAACAGACTCTCCAGCTTCCATAACACATGTCTGCGAAAGATAATGAAAATATTCTGGCCAAACAAAATCTCCAACAAAGACCTACATGAGATGACGAATACCAAAGACATGGAGACTTTGCTCATACAAAAAAGATGGAGGTGGCTTGGTCATGTTATACGCAAACCATCTGATGACATGACCAAGGTAGCCCTTAGATGGACACCAGAGGGGAAGAGAAAGAGAGTCCGACCTAAAACAACATGGAGACGCACTGTAGAAAATGAGTTAAAGGAAAGAGGATATACCTGGGGTACAGTGGAAAGAACAGCAAACAACAAAGAAGAGTGGAGAAAACTTGTCCTTGCCCTATGTGCCATTAGGCATAGAAAGGACTAA